The sequence CGTAGAACAGTGGTTTCCCTTCCCGGGAGAGGCCGATCTGCCCAAATTACTGTGAAGAGGGCACTGATGCATCATGCAAAAGGTCAACAAAGAAccaagaacaacatctaaagtgCTGCGGCCTTCATTTCCCTCAATGAAAGCTCGTGATtcaacattaagaaaaaaaaaaactgggcaaAAATTGGATCCTTTGAAGACTCCCAACGCAAAACCCACCGCTGACCAAAAAGATCATAAAGGCCTTTCTCGCATCTCCACCAGAATTATCTAAACGATCCCCAGGACTTGAAGGAACATGTTCTGTGAACTTTTTGGATGCTCTGTCATCCGACACGAGACGAACAGTGTTTCAGAGCAAGAATTTATCAACAGTCAATCGTGGTGGTGGTAATGTGACGATTTGGGGCGGCTTTGCTGCTTTAGAACCTGGACCGCTGGATGGACACATTGGTTTCTGTTCTCCATGAGAAAAGTCATAGCCGGTCATCGGCTCATGGCCTTCAGGTCAAACACGCTCTGCTTAGGCAGCAGGGGCGTCGATCTGAAGCACACCAGCAACTCATCTGCACGGCGCAGGAAACGGAAACTAGACggaggttttggagtggcctagtcaaagtccaggcttaAATTCAATAAATATGCTATGGCATGATCTTGAGCAAGTCCTCCATGCTCGTATTTTCTACAATCTGTAAGGGGGGCAGATTTCCACAGCACCGTATGCGTTACGGGACTATTGGGTAGGTAAGAGAAGGagacataaataaatcattcattataataaaatctgctatttaaataatatttatccaCAGTATGAGCTATAATTTCTGATTCTACTCCCCTATCTGTTATTCTCAGATGGTTGGCACCAATGTTTTctcttccttgtttttttttttttttgttttttttgtttttttaagctatGACTGGCTGATCGGTGGCAACCAGCAGCTACTCTGAACACAGGAATCCTCTCTATCGTGATGTTTGAACAAAAACAGAGTGGAACAGACCTGCAGGCTTTAATCGGTCACGTGTGAGTTTGAAGGAAAGTTAACACAGCCTCCTGCTTTTGCTTCTGTCCACGCCCCTTTTAGCCACAAGAGACCAGTCACCATCATCTCCACCTTCACACTCAGCAGCTCGTCGCGTCGAGCACCAGAGGCTGTATTCAGAGCTTATGGGACAGCGTCCTCCTCTGCGTTTCTGGGCAAGGCTTAGCTGAATAAACCTGTGGTGCTTCCAGCCTTACAAAACATTCAACTTAGAAACACAGTTTtagaagagacaaaaaaaaaaaaaattgtggggGGGGAGGGTATGCCAGGGGGTTAGATTTAAAATAAGAGGACAGGGATACAAATCATGGCAATGATCCAGTGTGGTGTTTGACGGCAGCTCTTTGGGTCCCGTTTTGGACGTGTAGAATTACATATTTAAGTATTTAAGAATAATcaaaattatcattattaacaCCTCACGTACTCCATGATGACCTCTGTGCTTCTGGCTCGGTGGGGTTGCGGGGGGGGGGAGGCCTCAGTATAAGCCGCAGCCTCTAAGGTTGTTTGCAATAATGATGTCGGTGACGGCATCAAAcactacctggatgttccctgtgTCTGTGGCACAGGTCAGGTGACAGTAGATCTCCTTGTTGGGAGAGCGGTTCTTGCTCTCGAACTGAACCTGAATGTAAGCCGTCGCGTCTTCATAAGTATTAGCACCTGGGGGGGAGGAAAGGGGTAAAGGTGACGCTCGGTTTAGCCGTGCTCAGGACGCTCAGGAGAGGACCGCGGCGTCCCCCCGGGACTCACCTGTGTATTCTGGAAAGCAGATCGTCAGCGGAGACTTCTTGATCTTTTCAGCAAACAGATCTTTCTTGTTGAGGAAGAGGATGATGGAGGTGTCGATGAAGAACTTGTTGTTGCAGATGGAGTCGAAGAGCATGAGGGATTCGTGCATGCGGTTCTGCAGGAAAAAGGTGTTTGTTATTGGTCGTCTCACTCCGTCTTGGTGCAGCGCAGACACCTCGTGCTTTTGTGACTTTTAGATCGGATTATTATAATGCTCTGCCTTCAGGGCCTCCTGGAGGAGACATTGATTATAACAGGTGTCACCGGTGTCGGCTCACCCTAGTTGTCGGCCCCAGCAGACCCCTCGGGTCTCCTGGAAGTGTTGAAACCTAAAGCGTGGAACCTACTGTGGTCCTCAGCTTTCTGAGGGTCTGACAGTTCTGATTCATTCAGTCTGGCCTTTAGTTGATACAAATATTTATGTATCGGTTTGTGCTGctgctattttgttttatttctttccgctgtcgcttcatgcttgctcagtatgagggattgctgcaaagccatggacaatgcagacgactcttcctgtagctctacgcttctccaggagtgaatgctgcttgtttggactttgatgcaatcaactggtttccttatataggacatttttgaccaatctgtataatatgattgaatttgactttgtaaagtgccttcagatgacatgtttcaagaattggcgctatataaataaaattaaattgaattgaattttattcctattgtagtttttttttttttgttgacatttttattttatcaatagttttaacaagaaaaagatacagattttttttatagtattttgtttctatattataatgaaacatttatttattttatttaaattttaataagTATTATGCTTAATTCTTTATTTGAAGTCCAGTTATTAATCATGCTATACaaggtttttaattttatcaagtattaactttttttttttatttctgtcgtCGTTACCAGTTTTAGTCCTTACAATCACTTTCAATATGTTAGATTATTGAAGAGTTAAGTTATTTCAGTAACTAGCCATTATAGTATGCATTTCAATTATTGAACTTCTATTTTTCTTTACTAAAGGATTCTATTCAAGATATCAATTTTTCTATTTCAAATTTGATCTAGTATTATATTAACGTTTTGATTTCAGCAAGTAAGATATTCTCCATTTATGTTagaatactttattttttttgtttcgcgTAACTATTTTCGCTCTGAATCATTCTAACTTATTAAATACCAATTTTACCAagaattatttatttgattgtGATGTAGTTTGTCTGTATTATCTTAGTATTTCTATATTTACTCCTAATGTTTTAGAATATTggttttatattaatttatctTCTTTGTTTTCTCACCAAGCTACACCATAGTGGTTCTTTGGTTCTTCATCATTTAGGGTTGGTTAAAtgtatctattttttattttttttatttttttatttgcctggTTTTGTAATTCCCAGCCTACATAATCCCTTTTTGTTAGATTTCTCAGCTTGATGTGATCCATAAATACCCTTGGATTGATGGAGACTGTATGGTGGCATACATGAAAATCATTTTACAGGTCAAAAAGTCACACCATAACTTTTCCCCTCAACTTACAGTTGTTTCATCTTCATGGAGCACCTGGTCGTATCCGCTCAGAGCAACGCAGAAAATAAttgctgtcacatcctcaaaaCAGTGGATCcacttcttcctctctgacctctgaccacCGACGTCAAACAGCCTGGAAACGGAGACAGCACGTGTGTTCAGAGAAGGGTCTAAAACTGCTCATTTTAACTCCTTACAaactgcagatttttatttatttgtttattttaacctGAAATGGAGATTTTTGAAGGTGAAATGGGTTTCAACGATGCCAGTGGTCTTCACTCGGGTCCTCAGAATGTCCTGCTCTGTGGGCTGGTAGTCTGCCGCCCCGATACGGTCTAGACTGTCCAAGTAGCTGTTGACCAAAGGAGAAAAGATTGGAAAATTTTAAGTATTACTATATTTTTGCAGTCCTGCGTagaggacagggactttttgcTGCACTCACTATTGAGCCGAGTCATTCAGCTGGTATTCCCGAGCACGGTTGAAGCACTCCTGAGTCCCGGGATCGGACCATAGACGCTTCATAGCGGCAAGAAGCTCGGCAGAGTACGGCTCCGTGTCCTCCATGCGACTGACGACATCGCAGACCAGCTTTGCGTCAGCCTGTTTCATAAGTTCAAGGGAACAGACAGAGAAATATAATCTTGTTAATTATTTAACACCAGCTGAGACAGTTCTGTGGGCTTTTTTAAACCGTGTATGGATTTAGTTTTGCCCGTATTACTCGTCACGATCCGGCTTCGCCCCAGTTCATCTCTGACTCGCACATTTCAAGACTACATTCATGAAACCTCCTATTCTACGAATCAACTCTTCAGATGGTGGGGTGTGAGTGAGACTAACTTTTCGGTCCTTGTCTCCAAACTCGATGCCCAGGGAATCCATGGCTCGAAGGATGGCTGCCAAGCTCTGGATGGTGTTGCTGTAGACCACAGGCTTATACTGCTTCACATCATCCCCAGAAAAGCCATCTTCATGGATAATCCTGCGGGCGTACAGAGATATTATCAGAAAGGCACAAGCCTGgactaaacaaaaagaaaaaaaaaatgtctcatgTCCATATGTTCCTGGATTTCAAAACAGCTGACTTATTACAATAAAAGCTTCCCTTTTCCTGCTTTTTCTGGAACTGTGTATGCTCCTATGTAGAGCTAATCCTGCATCTTTCTTCCTTCTCCATCATCTTAAAGTGAAGCAGAAATTGATCCCATCCTCAGTCTGTGATGTGTAATCTGGCAGTAATGTGATATTTAAGTCATTTATAATGCATGACGAGCAAAGGAGTGAAATCAATCTGAGCACTCGTCAATCACAGCCACACGAGACCGGGCCCAGTTAAACTCCTTATGAGCTGGTCCATCAGCACCTCCTCCTCGCCCTGACTGACTGAACCGAGAAGAAATCCTGCAGAAAACCAACCCAGGGTCCAGCGTTCAGACCCTTTAGGGCAGTTCCTCATCGCATCATTCGCAAACAGTGATTGCCATCCGATGAGGAAAACAGATAAGGGATGATGGTTTTCATGTTTCCATCTCATCAGTGCACATTATGAAAAGATGTTTCGCAGCAGAGATCAGCCACATGGCCTGAATCTGCAGCGccatcatcaaaattaacagttttatggaataaaaaaaaaagaatcacctTCAGGGAGCGAATGAGCACAGGTGTAtctttgtaaaatcaaacaccAGTTTGTGTTTTAATACTCCCAAACATTTCCAatagaaacacacacaaaggtTTAGACTGAAATTTGTGCTTTACGTCACAAAAAGCCTCATGATATTTAATATAATCTgagatattaaaatattttacagattaaAGAGCACATAGAGTCAGATTGATGAGGTctcttctgtttaaaaaaaaaaaggtctaagCACCCTTGTGGGTTTACACAATTAGTATAAATTTTGAAGGCAGTGTTAGTTAATTAATGAAACTCTTTCTGACCCATACAAAGTGCTAGAGTGGAAAAGTACAAAAATAGACATCGCTGACATTTCTGCAGCTGACGGTCGACAGTAGCATTcttgttttattcataaaatcTGCACATCAAACCCAAACCGCTGCATGCATCACTTGGCCTCCCTTTCCGACTATTTTCATGTGCTTGAACAGACTCCTTAAGCCTGTTGATACCACACCTCAATCTCTTTCTCGTAAATATAATCAGGAAAAGGATTTCCACAGTATGTGACACTGATGTCATCATATTCACCTCCAGTACCTGAACTTTATGACTCAAAGTGTGCAGTAAAACCCATCCATCCGCTGCTTACCCGGGCCAGAGCAAGCCCTGAGAGTATTTGTAAACAGTGTTTTTGAAAAGCGCCTTGGGCTCAGGGCAGAGCTGCACGTTATGCTGCAACCTGGGAGCACCGGGAGGGTAATGAGGTTGAATGGAAACAAGAGAAGGCAGGGCAAACTTCTCCCAAGATAAATGCTGAATCCCACTTCACCCCTTGCTCCTCATTGGTGCCTAAGGGGTAGGCCAAGCCAATTGTTTATGTAAAGTAGGGGGAGGGAGAAGGGGAAATCCACTCACAAATGGAAATATCTTCTCCATTACCACATCTTAGATAATGACTAAATATCTAGCAGGAAAaatcctaatatatatatatatatatatatatatatatatatatatatatatatatatatatatatatatatatatatatatatatatatatatatatatatatatatatatatatatatatatatatatatatatacacaataaaaacaaccattaCAATATTCTGATATTTGACATAATTGCAGTAAGACTGAACATGAGTATGGGTGGTGTATTTACTAATTAGTATATATGGTAAAGTTTACCATTTTGGACCAACTATATACTGTATAGTTTATCTATATAAATACccatatacttaaatatattaaaGCAGAGTCGTGAATAGGgtacatttcacattttatgttCCTTATTTCTTAGCAATCATTAAAAACGGGTGCTGCAGGACTGTAAACGCATGCTTAGAACATAATGTGCATTTTAAGTTGCACGTGTTTATGCAGGAGAAATAAGTGAGAACTGAGACTGTATCAACTGCTTGACAGAGCGTCCCATTTCTAGCCCATTTTAACCCCAACCTGAATAAAGGGCCTAGGGATAGAGGTATATGGAGGATGACCCCAGGAAATGGGATCCAATGCCAATATTGTAGGGTGGTCTGTGTCTTTTCGTGCTCAAGCATCTAGGAACTTCACTAAGAGGTTTATGGAAGACAACAGCAGTCGTTTAAAACATCAAAAGGGTGATTTAGATTAGACAGGGGAAGGTTTAGATGCGGTTTTAGAAGCCATATTTCTGAGTAAATCCGCTTTATAGGCAAAGTACTCCCGGCGATATCGGGCACTTAAAGCCATTAAGATTAAACGCAGAGGTATTCACTAATGGAGCAGTAGTGACCTCAGTataattcacacacacacacacacacacacacacccagtaCATATCCCTGGCTGCACACTCCCTGTAGTCAAGCGAAACCCTCGTTAACTACATTTCAGCACCCCCGGCGGTGAACAGCACCCTGGGACAGCCTCGCTGGCGGTCTGCAGGAGGTGCTGGAGTCACCCGGTGCTCCTCTGGGGCTTCGGCCTCTCCAAACATGGCGGCCCAGCCTGCCTCCGTGCAGACAGAGGGAGGCGCAATCTCGGGCCTTTCACTCTGGCTGACTTTGACAGCGGATAGAAATGAGCCCCGAAAtggggaaggagggaggagggaggaggaggaaaaaaaaaagagaaaagtatACGACTCTTACTTCATCTGTTTGACGATGGTGCTTTTCCCAGACTCTCCGCCGCCTGCAAAGAACGGAGAGCAGAGGCAGTGAGATCAGCACCATGGAGAGCACCTCCGCCCCTCGCCGCCCCACCATAAGCGCACCGCGGCGCTGCAGCCGCTCCTCTTaccgagcagcagcagcttgacGTCCTTGGCCGCCACCATCCCGTCCTCCTTCAGGTTCTTCTCGATGGCCTTGCTCCGGTCCAGAGCTGCGCGCTCCTCGGCGCTCAGTGTACATCCCATGTTTCCAGGCGAATGAGCAATCCCGTCGTCTCCCCAGTCCGCCCTGTCCCTCGCCGACTCTCGGTCGCTGCGTTGCGTCTCACTTCGCGTTCGCCTCCCGCGCTGGCCACTACAGCATTAGGGCCCGGATTGAGGGCGAAACAGAGCCGGGATCCCGGTGCGGTCTTCTCTCCGTGAATACGAGCCTGTCGCTCCGTGCCCTCGCTCACAGAGggttggggggggtggggtcGTTGTGACAGAGCCTGCAGGGTTGGGGTTGTTAGGTGGGGAGGGGGGTCTCCAGctctccgtctctctctctctctctctacaggGCGGCGCTGACGGTGACGAGCGCTCTCAGCGTATCTTTTCACCGAGGCAGGCAGGAGGCTATGGCAGGCCGTAGTAACAAATAATCAAAGAGGCGGCTGTGATTTTCTTCAGTGGGACAtatgacacaaaataaaacaaaacgtcTGTCTTTAATAGTACATTCTGCTGGTATTCGGGATCCAAAATGTGACCTATATGTtagagaaataaaagcaaaggcTCAGTCAGTGAAGTCAGAAACCTCACCTGGAAAATCTAATGCTCTCAAGCATTGgttggttttccttttttgttctttttttgttcttttttttttttttttttttacacagaggGTTCCTAAATACTGCCACATACATTATGGTACAGTGAGGTATTATTATACTATTTTCACATCGCCGTATGCAACTATAGAAGGTACGTACCTACCTTCTATAGTTGCATACGGCgtgctgaaaaccattttgccacccaaaaaaagaaagaaatctaaataaaatttcTTCTTGTGGATTCAACGTATATTTCTCTGTGTCAGTTGTCAACAAATgagggagagaaaaataaaattaacattgtcatctgttctgaaaggattttatttttctcccagcatccaaacatgtttgctgtgaTTAGATTGCATAGCAATCTGAATTTCTGaaaaagtatacatttttttcaatgaCAAGAA comes from Fundulus heteroclitus isolate FHET01 chromosome 4, MU-UCD_Fhet_4.1, whole genome shotgun sequence and encodes:
- the gnao1b gene encoding guanine nucleotide binding protein (G protein), alpha activating activity polypeptide O, b, whose product is MGCTLSAEERAALDRSKAIEKNLKEDGMVAAKDVKLLLLGGGESGKSTIVKQMKIIHEDGFSGDDVKQYKPVVYSNTIQSLAAILRAMDSLGIEFGDKDRKADAKLVCDVVSRMEDTEPYSAELLAAMKRLWSDPGTQECFNRAREYQLNDSAQYYLDSLDRIGAADYQPTEQDILRTRVKTTGIVETHFTFKNLHFRLFDVGGQRSERKKWIHCFEDVTAIIFCVALSGYDQVLHEDETTNRMHESLMLFDSICNNKFFIDTSIILFLNKKDLFAEKIKKSPLTICFPEYTGANTYEDATAYIQVQFESKNRSPNKEIYCHLTCATDTGNIQVVFDAVTDIIIANNLRGCGLY